The Bacillus sp. Y1 genome has a window encoding:
- a CDS encoding spore germination protein — protein sequence MGRLRWKKNFTSKIQNVNQDKLQVPTVKEYLSGNLDTDFDHIKQLFEGAQDFAYRELNICSAYSAVILFLNGLVNVERMELHVINPLIRCNGELLKTSEPTIDHIRSVMSSAQVSQGVTFQEVIDQILLGGTILLVNGFKEALFISEQYWEQRSVEEPLSEAVVLGPREGFTENIRTNASMIRRRLKTTKLKMEYMKIGTHSKTEVAITYLEDIADPSIVDEVRRRLNRIDIDSIEDSGYIVDFIEDEPFSVFPQVLQTERPDRVVGNLLEGKIGIIVANSPFALIVPISFFEMMNSPEDYYGRFIITSFIRFIRYLFLLIALLFPSIYIAVTTFHQELLPTNLLFSVASSREKVPFPAVVEALLMEITFEALREAGLRLPKPIGSTVSIVGALVIGQAAVEAGIVSAPLVIVVATTGIASFMFPNYSLTGAIRLLRFFMIFFSAMLGFYGILLGVLFIMVHLVQLRSFGVPYMAPVAPLKFNNLKDIFIRVPWWKMEERPQQTGKRNLKRLGSRNRKY from the coding sequence ATGGGAAGGTTAAGGTGGAAAAAAAACTTCACTTCAAAAATTCAAAATGTTAATCAAGACAAACTTCAAGTGCCCACTGTAAAAGAATATCTATCAGGCAACCTGGATACAGACTTTGATCATATCAAACAGCTTTTTGAAGGAGCCCAAGATTTTGCCTATCGCGAGCTTAACATATGCTCAGCATACTCTGCAGTCATATTATTTCTTAATGGATTAGTCAACGTAGAAAGAATGGAATTACATGTAATCAATCCTTTAATTCGTTGTAACGGGGAATTACTAAAGACTTCTGAACCAACGATTGACCACATCAGATCAGTGATGAGTTCAGCACAAGTATCTCAAGGGGTAACGTTCCAGGAAGTGATTGATCAAATTTTATTAGGTGGTACGATTTTACTAGTCAATGGCTTTAAAGAAGCACTATTCATTAGTGAACAGTATTGGGAGCAACGATCAGTTGAAGAACCTTTGTCTGAAGCAGTCGTATTAGGTCCGAGAGAAGGTTTTACGGAAAATATCCGAACGAATGCAAGTATGATTCGAAGACGTTTAAAAACAACAAAACTAAAAATGGAATATATGAAGATCGGAACACATTCGAAAACGGAAGTGGCCATAACTTATCTTGAAGATATCGCAGACCCATCGATTGTCGATGAAGTTCGGAGAAGATTGAATAGAATTGATATTGATTCGATCGAGGACAGTGGCTATATTGTTGACTTTATAGAGGATGAACCGTTTTCCGTGTTCCCCCAAGTCTTGCAGACGGAACGTCCAGATCGTGTAGTGGGTAATCTTCTTGAAGGAAAAATCGGAATCATCGTAGCAAATAGTCCCTTTGCACTAATTGTTCCTATTTCTTTTTTTGAAATGATGAATTCCCCTGAAGATTATTATGGAAGGTTTATTATCACGTCGTTTATAAGATTTATAAGGTATCTATTTTTATTAATTGCCTTATTGTTTCCCTCTATATATATTGCGGTGACAACATTTCATCAAGAATTATTACCAACTAATCTTTTGTTTAGTGTCGCTTCCTCAAGGGAAAAGGTACCCTTTCCAGCCGTTGTTGAAGCTTTATTAATGGAAATTACTTTCGAAGCACTGCGTGAAGCAGGTTTACGATTACCAAAACCGATTGGGTCAACCGTTAGTATTGTTGGTGCATTGGTAATAGGTCAGGCTGCGGTTGAGGCAGGAATTGTTTCTGCTCCACTAGTTATTGTGGTTGCAACAACAGGGATTGCTTCATTTATGTTTCCGAATTATTCCTTAACAGGAGCGATTCGACTTCTCCGGTTTTTTATGATATTTTTTTCCGCTATGCTTGGATTTTATGGAATCCTTTTAGGAGTACTCTTTATAATGGTTCACCTTGTTCAACTTCGATCGTTTGGTGTTCCTTATATGGCACCTGTAGCACCCTTAAAATTTAACAATTTAAAAGACATATTTATTCGAGTACCATGGTGGAAAATGGAGGAACGGCCACAACAAACTGGGAAAAGGAATTTAAAGAGGTTAGGCTCTAGAAATCGTAAATATTAG
- a CDS encoding Ger(x)C family spore germination protein, which translates to MVKMKVIRRFFTGVLTLILLTGCWNRIEINDIAIVSAIGIDLTEDDEIHLSLQVAVPSKLGSSGPTGGTSDKSTFVISETGSTISEAFSNIQGKLSRTIFFSQSRIVIIGEALAKKSVSHVIDFQTRYAEPRINSFIMFTKGEAYNVITSMPKFESITAEEIKELAKLGASLKIYVRDFLNMLLTDGIEPFAPHLTLKPLEVNTKNKSEKTLAVNGIAIFKKDKLIGWMSEEDTRGLLWLRNEMEKGVITTSVPEDMGGGNISMEITRAIVKTVPILKNQELIIDVNIVTELAVIENDSQLNLFDTKVIEDIQTEVNDQIKNRVEMVIDKGQKEYNSDIFGFGHLVYQKYPKEWNAKYKNNWEEEFAELEVTINSKALIRRIGLIK; encoded by the coding sequence ATGGTAAAGATGAAAGTAATTAGAAGGTTCTTTACAGGGGTGCTGACTCTTATTTTACTAACTGGGTGCTGGAATCGAATTGAAATTAACGATATTGCAATAGTATCAGCCATTGGAATTGACCTTACCGAGGATGATGAAATTCACTTATCACTTCAAGTAGCTGTCCCGTCCAAATTAGGGTCATCTGGACCAACAGGAGGAACGAGTGATAAAAGTACTTTTGTCATTTCAGAGACGGGTTCCACGATTTCCGAGGCATTCAGTAATATACAAGGAAAGCTGTCGAGAACCATATTCTTTTCCCAAAGTAGGATCGTAATCATTGGAGAGGCATTAGCCAAGAAGAGTGTTTCTCATGTGATTGATTTCCAAACAAGGTATGCTGAACCTAGGATCAATAGTTTTATTATGTTTACAAAAGGAGAAGCATATAACGTCATCACAAGTATGCCAAAATTTGAAAGTATTACCGCTGAAGAAATAAAAGAACTGGCCAAGCTGGGAGCAAGCCTAAAGATTTATGTAAGGGATTTTCTGAACATGCTTCTTACGGACGGCATAGAACCTTTTGCTCCACATCTTACTTTAAAGCCATTAGAAGTAAATACTAAAAATAAATCCGAGAAAACTCTGGCTGTAAATGGAATTGCTATTTTTAAAAAAGACAAGTTAATTGGTTGGATGAGTGAAGAAGATACTCGTGGTCTTTTATGGCTACGGAATGAAATGGAAAAGGGAGTGATTACGACTAGCGTACCGGAGGACATGGGTGGTGGGAATATTAGTATGGAAATTACAAGAGCAATAGTTAAAACTGTTCCTATCCTAAAGAACCAGGAATTAATAATAGATGTAAATATCGTCACCGAATTGGCTGTTATTGAAAATGACTCACAGTTGAACCTATTTGATACAAAGGTAATCGAAGATATACAAACAGAAGTAAATGATCAGATTAAGAATAGAGTTGAAATGGTCATTGATAAGGGTCAAAAGGAATATAACTCAGATATTTTTGGCTTCGGGCATTTAGTTTACCAAAAGTACCCAAAAGAGTGGAATGCTAAATATAAAAATAATTGGGAGGAGGAATTTGCTGAGTTAGAGGTAACAATCAATTCAAAAGCTCTTATAAGAAGAATCGGTTTAATCAAATAA